From Coccinella septempunctata chromosome 4, icCocSept1.1, whole genome shotgun sequence, a single genomic window includes:
- the LOC123311693 gene encoding uncharacterized protein LOC123311693, with protein MLSNHVFNLYQPVNTDESIVKIESRTYLPFVKSFNHSDVIEITINRTDCWLLMHDAAIIIKGKVQKTKGNGDVKLVQNAGAFLFDSIIYELCGMEIEKVRDPGIISTMRGYLIYEEDDSKLLETGGWNYPKTPTVNTDGSFIFRIPVYHLFNFFKDYQMAMCGKQTFRFFRAQNDHNAIKITSSDPKDHTEAKITIDSMELKVKHIYPNDIIKMDLLNAIRSNKPILMPFRKWEIHELPSLPHGGNKEIWAVKTSTEIECPRFIICGFQTDKKNKSSEDITEFNHINITDIRALLNSDIIPQENLRLNFDKNEYAEAYQNYTQFAQSYGIFKKSPLLTFSEFKEKPVFVLDCSRRDQTFKATTIDVKLEIESSKGFPNNTRVLCIIVHDCIIEFKPLTEEIKKITNF; from the coding sequence ATGTTGTCCAATCACGTTTTCAACCTCTATCAACCCGTAAACACCGATGAATCTATAGTAAAAATCGAAAGTCGAACCTATTTGCCATTCGTTAAATCCTTCAATCATTCCGATGTCATTGAAATCACGATAAATCGAACAGACTGTTGGCTTTTGATGCATGATGCTGCTATCATTATCAAAGGAAAAGTACAGAAAACAAAAGGCAATGGAGATGTTAAACTAGTTCAAAATGCTGGAGCATTTCTCTTCGATTCAATTATTTATGAACTCTGCGGTATGGAGATAGAGAAGGTTCGAGATCCAGGTATTATATCAACAATGCGAGGATACCTAATTTATGAGGAGGATGATTCAAAACTACTCGAAACGGGAGGATGGAACTACCCGAAAACACCAACTGTGAACACAGATGGAAGTTTTATATTCAGAATACCAGTCTACcatttattcaactttttcaaaGATTACCAAATGGCTATGTGTGGTAAGCAAACGTTCCGATTCTTCAGAGCACAAAATGATCATAATGCGATAAAAATAACATCGTCGGATCCTAAGGATCATACAGAAGCAAAAATCACCATTGATAGTATGGAATTGAAGGTGAAACATATTTATCCGAATGATATTATCAAGATGGATTTATTGAATGCTATAAGGTCTAATAAACCTATATTAATGCCATTCAGGAAGTGGGAGATTCATGAATTACCATCATTACCACATGGGGGTAATAAGGAGATTTGGGCTGTTAAAACATCTACAGAAATCGAGTGTCCAAGATTCATAATTTGTGGGTTTCAAACtgataagaaaaataaaagttctgAGGACATAACCGAATTCAATCATATAAATATAACAGATATTCGAGCATTATTGAATTCGGACATCATTCCGCAAGAAAATTTACGTTTGAATTTCGATAAGAATGAATATGCTGAAGCTTATCAGAATTACACTCAATTTGCTCAGAGTTATGGAATTTTCAAGAAATCCCCACTCCTGACCTTCAGCGAATTCAAAGAAAAGCCTGTTTTTGTACTGGACTGTTCCAGAAGAGATCAGACGTTCAAAGCTACAACAATTGATGTGAAACTAGAAATAGAGTCCTCGAAGGGATTTCCAAATAATACAAGAGTTTTATGTATTATAGTACATGACTGCATTATAGAATTTAAACCTCTAacagaagaaattaaaaaaattactaaTTTCTAA